The Antechinus flavipes isolate AdamAnt ecotype Samford, QLD, Australia chromosome 5, AdamAnt_v2, whole genome shotgun sequence DNA segment ATTTATTGTAACCTTTAGAAGGCAGTCTCCCCAATGATCACTCTACAAAAGCGGGCACCACTTTTGAAATCTCTGCTCCTTGGACTTACCCAGCAGGCTGGCGCTCAGCAGAGGGCTGAGGAGTGGGGGGGTTCTCCCTGAGGTGGAAGGGGCCTTGCCCAGAGAGGAGGCCCCGGGGTCAGTAGTTGCCGTGGTGACGCTGGAGGTAGGTGGTCCAGGTTGAGGGGTGCTCAGAACACAGGGCTGAGACAAAAGAGACATGGGTCACAAAAAGCCAAGATCCAGGGATTCCaggaacagcagcagcagtagcagcactATTCCCACTTCCACTCAAACCCCTATCATCCTCTGGGGAATTATTTATCTAGGAAAATGAACACCTCCCTCTCTCCTGCATTCCATCCCCTCATAGCACCTActgcttttctttcctcatccttACCTGGGAAGGGTTCCCTGCAGGGGAGTCCAGGCTGGCAGCCAGCAGCGCAGAATTTAAAGCTATGAGGGCAGGTGGGGCTGAGAGGGGGGGAAACAGCAGGGGGGGCAGGTCTCCCAAACCTGGAAATGACTCCCCACTTGGACCCCCAGCCACCTCCCCAGgtccttccccatcccctgatGGAGGACCCAAAGCCAGTAGGGGTAGAAGTGAGGCAAGGAGATTGCTGGGAGGGGCTGGAGCAGGGGGGAGTAGGTCCGAGGAGGGTGGTGGGAGCAAGGAAGCCACCAAAAGTGATGGTCCCTCAGGGTCACCGGGGGCCAGGGGAGGGCCTGGACCCCCAGGAGGAGGCAGGAAGGGCTCAGGGGGAGgctgccccccacccccagccaacACACCCAACAAACTGTGGCTAAGCAATGGAGGGGGAGGAGGCTGCCCCAAACTCAAGGGAAGAGGCAGGGCCCCAAGCAGTCCTGGAAAGCCTGCTCCACCCAATGCCAAGCCCTGCTCTGGGCTGGGAAAGGGGAAGGCCTCCCCTCCACCAAGGGAAGGAAGAGGGCAGCTTGGACCCATCCCTTCAGGGGTGCTTCGAAGGACAGGGCTGGGAACCGGGGGGGCTTTGGTGGCGGCTGGAGGGGCAGGGGcacctgaggggaaaaaaagagcaaagagtcagaaaagagaaaagaaaaccccACCCTATTACCCAGGGAAAACAGCCTCTCTGTCCAATTTCAACCCAAACAACATGGAAGGAGTTCCCCTCTAAGCTTCAACCCAAACACCTGGGGTGGCTGATCTGCCCCAACCCAGTCACTCATGGGGAGAGAAAGCTGCTTCATAACATCCATGTACCTGGCATGCTGCTGAGGCTGCCACTGCTAGTCCCAGGTAAGGAGGGCTGGATGGGGTGCATGGGTTGGGGGGGGCTCCctgaggagaggggaagggttgggggaaggggcACATCAGACCCCGAAAGGTTAAAGCTTCCATCGGAATGGGGAGGGGTGGAGAGTCCCAGCAGGGATAGCACAGAGGGAAGGATTGGGTTAGATGGTTCAGAGTGAGGGAAAGATGGTGGGGCAGGGGCACGAGGGCGGGTCCTCCGGGGTATCAAAGGCCCTCCCCCTTCTAGCAATCGAAGAACTGTTGGAGGCCTGCGGGGGCGGCGTTGGGAACGGGGTGAGGGCTGATGGGGAGGAGGAGGCGCCTGGGCTCGAAGCCTTCGGCCCTGTAAAGTGCTGGGGGGAGGCAGTGAGGGGCGCTGTGCCTTGGCTGCTGCAGAGAGTAGGCTGCTGGCGAGGAATGGGGGTGCCCCAGTCCCCTCTACCATGGGACCCCCTCCCAGAGGCCCCAGGACCAAGGGCAAGGGCAGGTGCATAGAGGCTGAAGACACTGGTGGCTGAGTGGGGGGTCCACAAGAGCCAGGGAGATTATTGCTTGGAGGCAGGGGAGAGGGCGTTAAGGCATCACTGCAGTGGAAAGGGGGATCCAGAGGGTGCTCGCCACTCCCCGTGGGTGGTGAAGAGGAAATAAGGGGTGCAGGAGGAGAACCTAGATCCGGAGGGACCAGGCTGGGTCTGAGGGCAGTCCCCCAGATGTATGGGGAGGCATTGAGACTGACagcagggggtgggggtggggctggggagggggcaTTGCCCCTTGGGAGGAAGCAGGGACTGTTGCTGCCCCCTGGGGTACCTGGGTCAGGGGGCCTTGGGGGTGGAAAGACACCCCCAGGGCCTGATAAAGGGGGAAAGGGCTGAGGAGATGCAGAGAGTGGCTCTGGGGGTAGAGTACAGGGTCCCCCATTAAGTGGGGCTATGGGAGGGGCTCGGCAAGGGGGATGGGCAGTCGGGGGACCTGGGGACACAGTGTGGAACAGTTGGGGGCTTGCTCCCCCTCCTGCAACAGATCAGAAATAAGAGGGTCAAAGCCAGGAACCTCTTCGTTGGAGAACTTCTCATTCCTCAGTTCCACCTCTATCAGGTCTCCCCCTGCCTGACCCCTGCTCTCATTCCAGCCCCCCATCCGTAGCAGCCCCACTCCATTCATGCCTATCTTCCCCATATCCTCTCTGCTCAGCCCTCCCAGCCTTGGAAGCACCCTCCCCTGGCTCCTTCACCCAGGTTCCAAGGCTCCCTCTAATCCCCCCCTTTCTCTCACCAGGGGAGGGGTGTGAACAGGTGGTCTCCATGCTTCTGTATAGCGTTGCCATGGCGACAGCTTTCCGCCTGTGGTTGCACAGCTTGGTCATGTCCTCCTCAGCTGCCGGCCCCACCCCTGCCCCGCCCGGGGTCACCAGGGCCAAGGGGTCAAAGTTGAAAACCTATACGGCAGAGGGTATGGACAGGCTGAGGAAGCAGAGCTGGTGGGATGGTTGCCAGACTTGTGACTCTTGGGAAAGGTTTTGGGCTTGCTCCACACTCCCCCACCTTGGCTAACCCTCATGGTGCTGACCTTTGGGACATTGAGTGGACACTCCAGGCCGCACTTGCAGGTCCCATCACTGAGGAGGTAGCTCCGGGTTTGCTCCAGGGAAGACAGCTCTGTGCCACTTGGACTGGGGAGGAATAGGGTCAGGAAGGATGGGATTAGGGGGCACAAGGTCAGCAAGTACTCCCAAGGGGCAGAGCTACTTAAGCCAATTCCAAGATCCTCCTGGGTGGGGCAGCATAATCTAAGAGGAGGGCTGAGTGGGGGAGGGGGTCGGGGGGAACTTCGACGGATGCAGGAGCGGGGCTCAGAGGGGTGGCTGGGCTGCTCGGGCTCTGAGCTGTGAGTGAACGGATTGGAGAAAAATATCGAACAGGAAAGGCAGGGAGGAAAGCACCGGGTCGTGGGAAGGTCCATACCTGACATAGAGCACGGCACCCTCCCGCACACAGCGCTGCCAGCCAATAGGGACAGGGGAGGCCCCAGGGCCCCCAGCTCTGTCTGCTTCGCTGCTCTCATTGCCCCCATTCATTGTGTGCGCTCAGCTCCCATTCGCCTGACAACACAGACACTCTGGTGGGCACTGGCAGAAGGGCAGGGAGGGACACAGGACAGGGCATGAGGGAAGACTTGGCCAGAAAAGGGAGAAACCAGGGCGAGTCGCATGCCTACATGGGCCTAGGCAACCCCTAGGAAGAGCCCCGGGGCAGTCAGAGCATGGGGAAGGAGAGCAGGGGAATGCCCGCGGTGCTCGGCTACCTGAACATCTCTGCAAACATGGTGGTGTCCAGTCCAAGCCGGGCCTCCGGCTTAGCCCACACCTGCAACACAGGGCATGGGGGCCTGTCAGTAGATGACAGCTCCCGACACTCTCCCCGGAGGTCACTGAAGACCTCTGTCAGGGACTCGGAGAGCTTCCCCAGGGCCCGACCTGGGGGTCTTCGGATCGGAGCCCTCAGCCCCAGAGGGTGGCAAGACCACCACAAAGCGGCGTGCCAGCACCCACCACGATCTCCTCTTCCAAGCGGACCTCCGTTTACCCCGCAGATCACCAGGATTTAAGTGCCCCAAAGCCCTCTGGGGGGAGCTCCCTTCGTGTCCCTGAGGCCACCCGACGTTTCCCCCAACACACTTGGGAGGAGAGGCGTCTCCATCCCCCTCCCCTTTCGTGGCGGCTTCAGGGTTCCTGCATTTTCCCCACCCTGAGTTTCGATGGAGGACACAGCAGGCGAGGAGGGCCCCGGGGCTCCGCC contains these protein-coding regions:
- the MBD6 gene encoding methyl-CpG-binding domain protein 6 → MNGGNESSEADRAGGPGASPVPIGWQRCVREGAVLYVSPSGTELSSLEQTRSYLLSDGTCKCGLECPLNVPKVFNFDPLALVTPGGAGVGPAAEEDMTKLCNHRRKAVAMATLYRSMETTCSHPSPGGGASPQLFHTVSPGPPTAHPPCRAPPIAPLNGGPCTLPPEPLSASPQPFPPLSGPGGVFPPPRPPDPGTPGGSNSPCFLPRGNAPSPAPPPPPAVSLNASPYIWGTALRPSLVPPDLGSPPAPLISSSPPTGSGEHPLDPPFHCSDALTPSPLPPSNNLPGSCGPPTQPPVSSASMHLPLPLVLGPLGGGPMVEGTGAPPFLASSLLSAAAKAQRPSLPPPSTLQGRRLRAQAPPPPHQPSPRSQRRPRRPPTVLRLLEGGGPLIPRRTRPRAPAPPSFPHSEPSNPILPSVLSLLGLSTPPHSDGSFNLSGSDVPLPPTLPLSSGSPPQPMHPIQPSLPGTSSGSLSSMPGAPAPPAATKAPPVPSPVLRSTPEGMGPSCPLPSLGGGEAFPFPSPEQGLALGGAGFPGLLGALPLPLSLGQPPPPPLLSHSLLGVLAGGGGQPPPEPFLPPPGGPGPPLAPGDPEGPSLLVASLLPPPSSDLLPPAPAPPSNLLASLLPLLALGPPSGDGEGPGEVAGGPSGESFPGLGDLPPLLFPPLSAPPALIALNSALLAASLDSPAGNPSQPCVLSTPQPGPPTSSVTTATTDPGASSLGKAPSTSGRTPPLLSPLLSASLLGDLSSMTSSPGTLPSLLTPPGPLFPGQLGLQLLPGGGAPPPLSGASSPLTCLLQSLQLPTEQPEAPCLPPESPSPTVEPEPARPPLSALAPPQGFPDPPAPELLTGRGSGKRGRRGGGGSRGINGETRPGRGRKPGSRREPSRLALRWGGRGGFNGQMERSPRGPHWQHNGELAEGGTEPKDLPTPVPQPDELKVPPGGVRKSRRGRRRKSNPSRTSSSSRQITLESSHMAGVAVPLPPRPRPGRPAKNKRRKLAP